The proteins below come from a single Miscanthus floridulus cultivar M001 chromosome 1, ASM1932011v1, whole genome shotgun sequence genomic window:
- the LOC136467353 gene encoding zinc finger BED domain-containing protein RICESLEEPER 4-like, with the protein MPTVARAIRTDVADADGGQSEVSPIGSNRPSTSAVWEDFEKHYKTEKGRKIRFAATCLHCHKRCFAYSAHGTRHLTRHLTKCPKKLEKTRGMTQTHIAFNSDGSVRRWEYSAEVARVELVRMLARLGLPLMIGETETFKDYIKTAHNPNFSPVSKQTTGRDLFKYYNEKRDKLMRKKVLGLRLIDVSYNAENIAELVASVLAEYGILNKVFSVTLDNASANKNAMDKLKPILKEYLGSDLYQHDEHLRSVIQPIIDKYNKYWKNIPDLYSIAFILDPRAKIKGFTKVLRKLHSLFNIDYTNKLLDTRALLFKMYNRYDVMYGSNRLKRVVPPSLFGKKRTAWAKIYDDEELDVGAGCSSLPSSLDHSRSVSTTSLLQAATASSNSSELASYLNCNIVSQLDDEFDIMQWWHEHKLTYSILSVLAKDILTVPVSTISSESTFSLTGRIIEERRRRLNPETVEALTCIKDWENAETRLQHMVEDKELEEAFAGLYLYVN; encoded by the exons ATGCCGACGGTGGCCAGGGCGATTAGAACCGACGTGGCTGATGCCGACGGTGGCCAGAGCGAGGTTAGCCCTATCGGTTCTAATCGCCCTTCCACGTCTGCTGTCTGGGAGGACTTTGAGAAGCACTACAAAACTGAGAAAGGTAGAAAGATCAGGTTTGCTGCCACTTGCCTTCATTGCCATAAGCGCTGCTTTGCTTATTCTGCTCATGGCACTAGGCATCTTACTCGACATCTTACTAAGTGTCCTAAGAAACTTGAGAAGACCCGGGGCATGACTCAGACTCATATTGCTTTTAATTCTGATGGTTCTGTTCGTCGTTGGGAGTACAGTGCTGAGGTAGCTCGTGTTGAACTTGTTCGTATGCTTGCTAGATTGGGCCTACCTCTTATGATTGGTGAAACTGAGACATTTAAAGATTATATTAAAACTGCTCATAACCCTAATTTTTCACCTGTCTCTAAGCAAACCACTGGTAGAGATCTGTTTAAATACTACAATGAGAAACGTGATAAATTGATG AGAAAAAAGGTACTTGGTTTAAGGTTGATTGATGTGTCCTATAATGCTGAGAACATTGCTGAGCTTGTTGCATCTGTTCTGGCTGAGTATGGTATACTTAACAAGGTTTTTTCTGTAACTTTGGATAATGCATCTGCAAATAAAAATGCTATGGATAAACTGAAACCTATACTTAAAGAATATTTGGGTTCTGATCT gTATCAACATGATGAACATCTAAGATCTGTTATCCAACCTATAATTGACAAATACAATAAGTACTGGAAGAATATACCTGATCTTTATTCTATTGCATTCATATTGGATCCAAGAGCTAAAATTAAGGGATTTACCAAAGTGCTTAGGAAGTTACATTCTCTTTTTAATATTGACTACACTAATAAGTTGCTGGACACCAGAGCTCTTCTGTTTAAAATGTATAATAGGTATGATGTAATGTATGGCTCTAATAGGCTGAAAAGGGTTGTTCCTCCATCCCTGTTTGGTAAGAAAAGAACAGCTTGGGCTAAAATTTATGATGATGAGGAGTTGGATGTTGGAGCTGGCTGTTCTTCCCTCCCTTCTAGTCTTGATCATTCTAGGAGTGTTTCTACCACTTCCTTGCTACAGGCAGCAACTGCTAGTTCTAACTCTAGTGAACTTGCATCCTACCTAAACTGTAACATAGTAAGCCAGTTGGATGATGAGTTTGACATCATGCAATGGTGGCATGAGCACAAGCTTACTTATTCAATACTTTCTGTTCTTGCTAAAGACATTTTGACAGTGCCTGTGTCAACCATTTCTTCAGAGTCTACTTTTAGCTTAACTGGCAGGATCATTGAGGAGCGACGGCGGAGGCTAAACCCTGAAACTGTAGAGGCGCTTACCTGCATCAAGGATTGGGAGAATGCTGAGACAAGACTGCAGCacatggtggaggacaaggagctgGAAGAGGCCTTTGCTGGTCTTTATCTTTATGTCAACTAG
- the LOC136548812 gene encoding LOW QUALITY PROTEIN: brefeldin A-inhibited guanine nucleotide-exchange protein 2-like (The sequence of the model RefSeq protein was modified relative to this genomic sequence to represent the inferred CDS: deleted 5 bases in 5 codons), whose amino-acid sequence MASAVAAPPPSPPESDPRLVEVFTPFLEKLIKNASWRNKAHSKLSHTAKSILDRLQKPPPPPAGEAQAPSTPTSAPSTPTSSSAQPGPLRSLSLADSELLLAPVTSALGSGSAKLAEAALELLHRLIAHSYIHGEADPSADPSAQLVASLLDAACNALGLDDEHIELLLLKTLLSAVTSTSVRLHGDCLLRAVRACYDMYLGSRSAVNQATAKASLVQMLVIVFRRMEADSSTVPVQPIVVADVIELPDAGSGSPTADPNAVHGFISKIIGDFDGSLTPLARTASSAGAGATVAHDGAFETTAAAEEGANPADLLDSTDKDMLDAKYWEISMYKTAIEGRKDELGVEGVVVGTLDDDADVRIGNKLRRDAFLVFRALCKLSMKTPPKDAPADPIVMRGKILALELLKILLENAGAVFRTSERFLGAIKQYLCLSLLKNCASSHMIVFQLSCSIFISLVARFRPGLKAEIGVFFPMIILRVLENIAQPNYQAKMIVLRFLEQLCGDSQILVDIFLNYDCDVHSSNIFERMVNGLLKTAQGPPAGVPTTLVPPQDTTMKSEAMKCLVAILRSMGDWMNKQLRIPDPASPNVESEKNDNDGGNELPQADNNGDESSEASDSHSELSNGISEAASLEQRRAYKIELQEGISLFNRKPKKGIEFLVNASKVGESPEEIATFLKSASGLNKTMIGDYLGEREDLSLKVMHAYVDSFDFQGLEFDEAIRAFLQGFRLPGEAQKIDRIMEKFAERYCKCNPKAFSSADTAYVLAYSVIMLNTDAHNPMVKNKMSPEDFIRNNRGIDDGKDLPEEFMRSLYERIWKKEIKMKEDEFVPQQQQSTSSNKILGLDNILNIVVRKRGSSMETSDDLIKHMQEQFKEKARMSESVFYPATDVVVLKFMVEVCWAPMLAAFSVPLDQSDDEIVVSQCLEGFRSAIHVTAAMSMKTQRDAFITSLAKFTSLHSAADIKQKNVEAIKAILLIADEDGNYLQEAWEHILTCVSRFENLHLVGEGAPPDATFFALQQPDLDKSKQAKSSILPVLKKKAPNATSASKRGSYDSAGVGGKASGVDQMNNEVTSLLEQVGMTEMNRVFVRSQKLNSEGIIDFVKALCKVSMEELRSASDPRVFSLTKIVEIAHYNMNRIRLVWSSIWHVLSDFFVTIGCSENLSIAIFAMDSLRQLSMKFLEREELVNYNFQNEFMKPFVVVMRKSRAVEIRELIIRCVSQMVLARVSHVKSGWKSMFMVFATASYDDHKNIVLLAFEIIEKILREYFPFITETESTTFNDCVNCLIAFTNSRFNKDISLNAIGFLRFCAAKLAEGDIGSSRLKDNPSNSNPPSPHLTNDGKQEGTVLVDKEDHIHFWFPLLAGLSELTFDLRPEIRKSALQVLFDTLRNHGHLFSLPLWEKVFDSVLFPIFDYVRHAIDPSGSSPQGQNVENDPAELDQDAWLYETCTLALQLVVDLFVKFYDTVNPLLKKVLLLLTSFIKRPHQSLAGIGIAAFVRLMSSAGSMFVDEKWLEVVLSLKEAATETLPDFTYVSSGAYLENVPTENGVSADNREDESQPLADDNEESSRSRNLYFAIGDAKCRAAVQLLLIQAVMEVYNMYRAQLSAQNTVILFEALHTVAAHTHKINSDSDLRSKLQELGSMTQMQDPPLLRLENESYQLCLSILQNIFLDSSPDHGSTEVVESHLIGLCKEVLEVYLSTARPSQLSSGTQPLGHWLIPVGSSKRRELAARAPLVVSTLQAISGLGDSAFEKNLGQFFPLLAGLISCEHGSSEVQVALSDMFSTWVGPLVLQSC is encoded by the exons ATGGCCTCCGCGGTCGCGGCGCCGCCGCCTTCCCCGCCGGAGTCCGACCCTCGCCTCGTCGAGGTCTTCACGCCCTTCCTCGAGAAGCTCATTAAAAATGCCTCGTGGCGCAACAAGGCGCACTCCAAGCTCTCGCACACCGCCAAGTCCATCCTCGACCGCCTCCAGaagcccccgccgccgcccgcaGGCGAGGCGCAGGCGCCA TCCACGCCGACCTCCGCCCCCTCGACGCCGACCTCCTCGTCCGCGCAGCCTGGTCCGTTGCGCAGCCTGTCGCTCGCGGACTCGGAGCTGCTCCTCGCCCCTGTGACCTCCGCACTCGGCTCGGGCAGCGCCAAGCTCGCCGAGGCCGCGCTGGAGCTCCTTCACAGGCTGATCGCACACTCCTACATCCATGGCGAGGCC GACCCGTCTGCTGATCCCTCAGCGCAGCTCGTCGCCTCACTCCTGGACGCCGCCTGCAATGCGCTTGGCCTTGATGACGAGCACATTGAGCTCCTTCTCCTCAAGACGCTCCTCTCGGCGGTCACCTCTACGTCTGTACGCCTCCACGGCGACTGCCTTCTACGTGCCGTGCGCGCGTGCTATGATATGTACCTCGGGAGCCGCAGTGCCGTCAATCAGGCCACTGCCAAGGCTTCGCTTGTGCAGATGCTGGTGATTGTGTTCCGCCGAATGGAAGCTGACTCGTCGACCGTGCCCGTACAACCCATAGTCGTGGCTGACGTGATTGAGCTACCTGACGCTGGTTCGGGCTCGCCAACTGCTGACCCCAATGCTGTACATGGATTCATTTCGAAGATCATTGGTGACTTTGATGGT TCACTCACACCTCTGGCACGGACAGCTTCATCAGCAGGGGCAGGAGCCACTGTTGCCCATGATGGTGCGTTTGAGACGACAGCAGCGGCAGAGGAAGGGGCAAACCCAGCAGATTTGCTTGATTCGACAGATAAGGACATGCTTGATGCCAAGTACTGGGAGATCAGCATGTACAAAACAGCTATTGAGGGTCGTAAGGACGAGCTTGGC GTCGAGGGGGTAGTGGTAGGCACCTTGGATGACGATGCTGATGTGAGAATTGGAAATAAGTTGCGGAGGGATGCTTTCTTAGTTTTCCGGGCTTTGTGTAAGCTTTCCATGAAGACACCACCCAAGGATGCACCAGCAGATCCCATAGTGATGCGAGGAAAGATCCTTGCTCTTGAGCTTCTCAAGATCTTGCTTGAAAATGCTGGGGCTGTGTTCCGGACCAGTGAGAG GTTTCTCGGTGCTATCAAGCAGTATCTATGCCTGTCACTTTTAAAGAACTGTGCCTCATCGCATATGATTGTATTTCAGCTATCTTGTTCTATTTTTATTAGCTTAGTGGCAAGATTCAGACCAGGATTGAAGGCAGAGATTGGTGTATTCTTTCCCATGATCATTTTGAGAGTGTTGGAAAATATTGCTCAACCAAATTATCAGGCAAAGATGATTGTTCTTCGTTTTTTGGAGCAGCTCTGTGGTGATTCTCAAATCCTAGTTGATATTTTCCTTAATTACGATTGTGATGTCCACTCATCAAACATATTTGAGAG GATGGTGAATGGTCTACTAAAAACTGCTCAAGGACCTCCTGCTGGTGTCCCTACCACATTGGTACCACCTCAGGATACCACAATGAAAAGTGAAGCAATGAAATGCTTAGTTGCTATTCTGAGGTCCATGGGAGATTGGATGAATAAGCAGCTACGGATTCCAGATCCTGCTTCTCCTAAT GTAGAATCAGAGAAGAATGACAATGATGGTGGCAATGAGCTCCCCCAGGCAGATAACAATGGAGATGAGTCTAGTGAAGCATCTGATTCACATTCTGAGCTATCAAATGGAATTTCAGAGGCTGCATCTTTGGAGCAACGTCGAGCTTACAAGATAGAGCTTCAG GAGGGTATCTCTTTGTTTAACCGGAAGCCGAAGAAGGGGATTGAGTTCCTCGTTAATGCAAGCAAGGTGGGGGAGTCACCAGAGGAGATAGCCACGTTCCTAAAAAGTGCTTCTGGCTTGAACAAGACTATGATTGGTGATTATTTAGGTGAAAGGGAAGATTTATCGCTGAAagtcatgcatgcatatgtggacTCATTTGATTTTCAAGGACTGGAGTTTGATGAAGCAATTAGAGCTTTCCTTCAAGGCTTCAGGTTGCCTGGAGAAGCTCAAAAGATTGATCGGATTATGGAAAAGTTTGCAGAGCGTTACTGCAAATGTAATCCAAAGGCCTTTTCCAGTGCAGATACAGCTTATGTCCTGGCTTATTCAGTCATAATGCTTAACACTGATGCACACAACCCAATGGTAAAAAATAAG ATGTCACCAGAAGATTTTATTAGAAACAATCGTGGTATCGATGATGGGAAAGACCTACCTGAAGAATTTATGAGATCCTTGTATGAAAGGATTTGGAAAAAGGAGATTAAGATGAAAgaagatgaatttgttccacaGCAGCAACAATCAACAAGTTCTAACAAAATTCTTGGGTTGGATAACATTCTTAACATTGTCGTACGCAAGCGAGGTTCATCTATGGAAACAAGTGATGACCTCATTAAGCATATGCAGGAGCAATTTAAAGAAAAGGCCCGCATGTCCGA GTCTGTATTTTATCCTGCCACAGATGTAGTTGTTTTGAAGTTCATGGTTGAGGTTTGCTGGGCTCCTATGCTTGCAGCATTCAGTGTTCCACTTGACcagagtgatgatgaaattgttgTATCCCAGTGCCTTGAAGGATTTCGCTCTGCAATCCATGTTACTGCAGCCATGTCAATGAAGACTCAAAGAGATGCATTTATCACTTCACTTGCCAAGTTTACATCACTTCACTCTGCTGCTGATATTAAGCAGAAAAATGTTGAAGCCATTAAG GCAATTCTATTAATTGCAGATGAAGATGGAAATTACTTGCAAGAAGCATGGGAGCATATATTGACATGTGTTTCTCGTTTTGAAAATCTACATCTTGTTGGAGAGGGAGCACCTCCAGATGCCACTTTCTTTGCGCTGCAGCAGCCGGACCTTGATAAATCAAAACAGGCTAAGTCATCGATTCTTCCTGTTCTGAAAAAGAAGGCCCCTAAtgctacttcagcttctaaaagAGGCTCCTATGACAGTGCTGGTGTCGGTGGCAAAGCTTCTGGTGTGGATCAAATGAATAATGAGGTGACAAGCCTCTTGGAGCAAGTTGGGATGACTGAAATGAACCGTGTATTTGTAAGAAGTCAAAAACTCAACAGCGAGGGTATAATTGATTTTGTGAAGGCTCTCTGTAAGGTTTCAATGGAGGAATTACGGTCTGCTTCTGATCCAAGAGTTTTTAGTCTGACAAAGATAGTCGAGATAGC GCATTACAATATGAACCGCATCAGGCTTGTTTGGTCAAGTATATGGCATGTCTTGTCTGATTTTTTTGTCACCATTGGCTGCTCAGAAAATCTTTCAATCGCAATATTTGCTATGGACTCCTTGCGACAGTTATCTATGAAGTTCCTGGAGCGTGAGGAGCTCGTTAACTACAATTTCCAAAATGAATTTATGAAGCCTTTTGTTGTTGTAATGAGGAAGAGCCGAGCTGTTGAGATCAGAGAACTTATCATAAGGTGTGTCTCTCAAATGGTATTGGCCCGTGTTAGTCATGTGAAGTCAGGATGGAAGAGTATGTTTATG GTCTTTGCGACAGCGTCATACGATGATCACAAAAATATTGTACTATTGGCCTTTGAAATTATAGAAAAGATTCTGCGGGAGTACTTTCCATTCATTACTGAGACTGAGTCAACGACATTCAATGATTGTGTGAACTGTCTTATTGCGTTTACTAACAGCAGGTTTAACAAGGATATAAGTCTTAATGCAATTGGATTTCTTCGATTCTGCGCGGCAAAGTTGGCCGAAGGTGATATTGGATCCTCAAGGTTGAAGGACAATCCTTCAAACAGTAATCCACCCTCGCCTCATTTGACTAATGATGGAAAGCAGGAAGGCACAGTGCTTGTTGACAAGGAAGACCATATACACTTTTGGTTTCCTTTACTAGCGg GATTGTCTGAACTTACCTTTGACTTAAGACCGGAAATCAGGAAAAGTGCTTTGCAAGTGTTATTTGACACATTAAGAAACCATGGCCATCTTTTCTCGCTGCCTTTATGGGAGAAGGTGTTCGATTCAGTGCTTTTTCCAATATTTGATTATGTACGTCATGCTATTGATCCATCTGGTAGTTCTCCACAAGGACAAAATGTGGAAAATGATCCTGCAGAACTTGATCAAGATGCTTGGTTATACGAGACATGCACTTTGGCACTTCAGTTGGTTGTAGATCTCTTTGTTAAGTTCTATGATACAGTTAATCCTCTTCTAAAGAAGGTTCTGCTgctcttgacaagtttcataaagCGTCCTCATCAGAGTCTTGCTGGTATAGGTATTGCTGCATTTGTTCGTTTGATGAGCAGTGCTGGATCTATGTTTGTGGATGAAAAATGGCTAGAGGTTGTATTGTCATTGAAAGAAGCTGCCACTGAGACGCTTCCTGATTTCACTTATGTTTCATCTGGAGCTTACCTGGAAAATGTGCCAACAGAAAATGGAGTCTCTGCTGATAATAGAGAGGACGAATCTCAACCATTAGCGGATGACAATGAAGAATCCTCTAGATCAAGGAATCTATACTTTGCAATTGGTGATGCCAAATGTCGAGCTGCTGTACAACTCCTATTGATTCAG GCTGTGATGGAGGTATATAACATGTACAGAGCACAGTTATCAGCACAGAACACAGTAATCCTGTTCGAGGCCTTGCACACTGTTGCCGCACATACTCACAAAATAAACAGTGATAGTGATCTGCGTTCCAAGTTGCAAGAGTTGGGCTCGATGACGCAAATGCAGGACCCGCCATTGTTGCGCCTTGAGAACGAGTCATACCAGCTGTGCCTCAGTATCCTTCAGAACATATTTCTGGACAGCTCTCCTGATCATGGAAGCACAGAGGTGGTGGAGAGTCACCTTATTGGCTTGTGCAAGGAGGTCCTTGAGGTATACTTGAGCACAGCAAGACCTTCTCAGCTTTCCAGTGGCACACAGCCGCTAGGCCATTGGCTTATCCCTGTTGGTTCATCGAAGCGAAGGGAACTTGCGGCAAGAGCACCTCTTGTTGTCTCAACCCTGCAAGCTATTAGCGGACTAGGTGACTCAGCTTTCGAGAAGAACCTTGGCCAGTTCTTCCCCCTCCTCGCTGGGCTCATAAGCTGCGAGCATGGCTCTAGTGAAGTACAGGTGGCCCTGAGTGATATGTTCAGCACTTGGGTTGGCCCACTCGTGCTCCAATCCTGCTGA